The DNA region TTATTTGCCTTGTCTGAAAAGATATTGCTTCTCTGAATCTTTTTAAATAACAAAGGCAATACTATATATAGTATTGCCTTCTTAAACTATGAAAATATGAAACTATTTGAACAATGCATCATGTAAAACTACCGCAGCTTGATCGATAGAAGTTTGTACTGCAGGGATATGCGACAATGGATTTAACATACCGTAATCATGGATAAAGCCTTTGTATTCTGTGATAGTTGTAGGTACACCTGCTTCGTCTAATTTACGAGCATATGCAACACCTTCATCATGCAAAATATCATTTTCTGCTACTTGTACCAATGCAGGAGGCAATCCTTTCAACTCATCCAAAGAAGCTTCTAATGGAGACGCATAGATATTTTTTCTATCTGCTTTATTAGGCGCATAATTATCCCACATCCATTCCATCAAAGGAGTAGTTAAGAAACGTCCTTGTGCATATTCAGTATAAGATGGACGAGTGAAGTCAGCATCTGTTACAGGCCACAACAATACTTGATATTTAATATGTGGGCCTTTTTTATCTTTTGCCATTAAGGATACAACTGCAGCCATATTACCACCAACACTATTACCAGCAACCGCAAGATTTTTACCATCTACACCTATTTCTGCGCCATGTTCGGATACCCATTTTGTAGCGGCATAAGCTTGATTAATTGCTACTGGGAAATGTGCTTCTGGAGAGGGCGTATAGTCTGGGAATACTGCAACCGCACCACTATTTACTACTAGGTCACGCACCAATCTTTTATGTGTTGGATAATCACCTAATACCCAACCACCACCGTGGAAGAACATAAATACTGGGGAATTATCTTTTACTCCTTTGGGTTTAACGATATGAATTTTAACAGTCAATCCATCTTCTGTAATTGTCTTTTCGGACTCTTCTATATCACTATAATCGTATTGTACTGATTTTTGCGCACCAACTAAAACTAAACGAGCATCTTTTGGAGATAAAGTTTCTAGAGGTTTACCATCACCGCTATTCAAAACTTTCAAAAAGCTTCTGATATCTTTCAAAATGTGTGGATCTTGATCTGCTGGAACAATTGTTTGTGCCATGGTTGTATTTTTTATGGTTAATATTGATGAGAACAATAAAATTGATAATAAGTTTGTAAGACGTTTCATTTTAATAATTATTTATTCGTTAATTAATTGAGCATTTAAGGAAATTTCGAAGCTAAAAGCGTTACTTACTGGACAAGTTTGTTCTGCACCTTTAGCAATTTGTTGGAATTGTTCATCTGAAATACCCGGAACTTTTGCCTTTAAGGTCAATTCAGATTTTGTAATTTTCCCATTATCCAAAGTGATAACTGATTGAGTTTCCAATGTATCTGGAGTAAATCCAGCCTCTGTTAAATCCAAACTTAATTTCATTGTAAAACATCCAGCGTGTGCCGCTGCCAACAATTCTTCAGGATTGGTACCGATACCGTCAGCGAATCGACTGTTGAAAGAATATTGTGTGTGATTCAATACGGTACTTTGTGTAGTGATGTTACCATTTCCTTCTTTGATGTTGCCGTTCCAAACGGCTGTTGCGTTACGTTTCATATTTTTTGTTTTTTTATTTACTTTGATAGCACAAAGATATAACCGTATTCAGCCATCACAAATAGATAAAACACCTCATTTGTTGTACTTTTTTCCCTTTATAAAGAATTTTTTATTTTCTATGGAAAAATGTACACTTTTTTATTTTTCAGCAAATGCATTATATTTATAAGAAAACTATTCGATGCTAACACATTTCCCTTTTATATTAGGCATGATCATAGCGATTATATTAATCATCATGTTGAGCAATAAAATTAAAATCGCTTACCCAATATTATTAGTTGTCGCTGGACTATTGATTAGCCTAATCCCGAGTGTTCCCAATATCAAAATAGATTCTCAGTGGATTTTTATACTGTTCTTGCCTCCACTATTATATGAGGCAGCATGGACAATTTCATGGAAAGAGCTATGGTTTTGGCGTAGAATCGTTAGTAGTTTTGCATTTGTAGTCGTATTTCTAACTGCGATTTCTGTTGCTTATGTTGCCAATGCTTTTATTCCCGGCATTTCTATAGCATTGGGGTTTTTATTAGGAGGTATCGTATCTCCGCCCGATGCTGTAAGTGCAAGTGCTATATTACAAAATGTAGAAGTACCCAAACGAATGTCTATCATCTTAGAAGGTGAAAGTTTGTTAAACGACGCATCTTCATTAATCATTTTCCG from Rhizosphaericola mali includes:
- a CDS encoding alpha/beta hydrolase, giving the protein MAQTIVPADQDPHILKDIRSFLKVLNSGDGKPLETLSPKDARLVLVGAQKSVQYDYSDIEESEKTITEDGLTVKIHIVKPKGVKDNSPVFMFFHGGGWVLGDYPTHKRLVRDLVVNSGAVAVFPDYTPSPEAHFPVAINQAYAATKWVSEHGAEIGVDGKNLAVAGNSVGGNMAAVVSLMAKDKKGPHIKYQVLLWPVTDADFTRPSYTEYAQGRFLTTPLMEWMWDNYAPNKADRKNIYASPLEASLDELKGLPPALVQVAENDILHDEGVAYARKLDEAGVPTTITEYKGFIHDYGMLNPLSHIPAVQTSIDQAAVVLHDALFK
- a CDS encoding OsmC family protein, with the translated sequence MKRNATAVWNGNIKEGNGNITTQSTVLNHTQYSFNSRFADGIGTNPEELLAAAHAGCFTMKLSLDLTEAGFTPDTLETQSVITLDNGKITKSELTLKAKVPGISDEQFQQIAKGAEQTCPVSNAFSFEISLNAQLINE